A region from the Candidatus Limnocylindria bacterium genome encodes:
- a CDS encoding A/G-specific adenine glycosylase produces the protein MYTDRAVAGTLRRRLQRWYDRSARDLPWRRTRDPYAVLVSEVMLQQTQVSRVVPAYATFLRRFPTLSALSRATLGDVLRAWSGLGYNRRARDLHRIARLHPRSLPKTRDGLDALPGVGTYTAGAVSCFSRGESVAFADTNIRRVLGRVLLGRIATEREAVAIDERLVPRRRADRWHHALMDLGATVCLARTPRCDVCPIAEGCRSRGRIVRAAPRRQATFATSDRRVRGRIVALLRDHDAISATAIQRAVDDVRVPDLLAALVDEGLVEREGRAVRLPL, from the coding sequence TTGTACACGGACAGGGCCGTGGCGGGGACGCTCCGACGGCGACTGCAGCGGTGGTACGACCGGAGCGCGCGGGACCTTCCGTGGCGCCGCACGCGCGATCCGTACGCCGTGCTCGTTTCTGAAGTGATGCTCCAGCAGACCCAGGTCTCGCGCGTGGTCCCCGCCTACGCGACCTTTCTCCGGCGCTTTCCCACCCTCTCCGCGCTCTCCCGCGCCACGCTCGGCGACGTCCTCCGGGCGTGGTCGGGTCTGGGGTACAACCGCCGCGCACGCGATCTCCACCGCATCGCGCGGCTGCATCCCCGCTCGCTCCCAAAGACGCGCGACGGCCTGGATGCGCTCCCGGGAGTCGGCACCTACACGGCCGGCGCGGTGAGCTGCTTCAGCCGCGGCGAAAGCGTGGCCTTCGCCGACACGAACATCCGCCGAGTGCTGGGGCGAGTGCTCCTCGGCCGGATCGCGACGGAACGCGAAGCCGTCGCGATCGACGAGCGTCTCGTTCCTCGACGACGCGCCGATCGCTGGCATCACGCGCTCATGGATCTCGGCGCGACAGTGTGTCTCGCGCGAACGCCACGCTGCGACGTCTGCCCGATCGCGGAAGGTTGCCGCTCGCGCGGACGGATCGTTCGCGCCGCGCCACGCCGGCAGGCCACCTTCGCGACGAGCGACCGGCGCGTGCGCGGGCGCATCGTCGCATTGCTGCGCGACCACGACGCGATCAGCGCGACTGCCATACAGCGCGCCGTCGACGACGTGC